The Mauremys reevesii isolate NIE-2019 linkage group 1, ASM1616193v1, whole genome shotgun sequence genome segment AGATTggccaaatttaggctagaaaCAAGGTGCACATTTAAAGAGGAAGATGAACTAACATTTGGAACAACTTAGCTAGGGGTGTGGTTGGTCGCcatcacctgaagtctttaaatcaagacttgaCGCCTTTCTCAGCGATACGGTCTCACTCCACAAGACGTTATGGGCTAGATGCAGAACTCACCTGATGAAATTCTGTGCCCTTTTTTATTCAGCAGGTCAGAGCAtgtgatcagaatggtcccttcttgcctgAAAATCTATGACTCCATCATTATGTGATCACAATTTTTTCTCAGTTAatgaaataattaataattttttcAACAACCTTCGATCAATATGGGCTGTAGCAGCTTGtaatattttttccctttgtgaAAATAGTccttcagagcctttggtgagggaccatgtcatctgaaagtccaagtacagtaTAGTCACTGGATCACCattgtccatatgtttgtttgACTAGCTAGGCTGACTCTTCCCCATGAAAtcttgttcatctatgtgtctggtaattctgttctttactatcgtTTCAACCTATTTTCCTGGTTCCGAAGTTAGGCTCACTGGGCTGTAAttcccaggatcacctctggagccttctcTAAAAATCGACATCACATTTgctatctgccagtcatctggtatgggggagatttaagtgataggtcacataccacagttagtagttctgcaatttgatattttagttccttcagaactcttgggtgaatctcATCTGGTcctgtgacttattactgtttaatttattagttTGTTCCAAAATTTCTTCTTCTGACACCTGGGACAgtccctcagatttgtcacctaaaaagaacagCTCAGTTATCCCGGAAGTCAGTGGGGAGTTCTccccctgacttcaatgggagcaggatcagactcaTAGGCTCTTTGGGGATGTCTACGCAGCGAGCGGCAGGTAGTCTCACAGCTCGGGTCGACAGCCGCAGGCTCGTGCTTCTCGGGGTACCACGTTaagaatagctgtgtagatgctgAGGCTCCAGCTCTGAAGCTGGTGGGCATGTTCCCCAATGTACTACATGCATCCAGGCTGAATACCCAGAATGTGCTGCTGAATGTACCAGGTACATCTTGCTAAATGCAGCTTAACATGCCAGGTATTCCTAAGCTGAAAGCAAGTGCTCTGCAGCCAGATATACTAGGTACTTCACGGCAGAATGCACACCAGGTAGGATACTTGTAACCAAGTGGGGTTCATTACTCGGGACTTGTAATGACATTCTAAAAACTCTAAAtgattttgcacagaaaaatTTAAGGGTTTGTATGATTAGTGTTATTGCAACATGACTGATGAACTCAACAAAAAGTCAATACACTTCTTCCAGAGCTGAGATTGGCCCCATTGTATGTATTTAATTTACAGGTTCTCTTCATTCCATGTGTTATGTTTTATTGAAAGGAAAGAAATTGATGTGAGCCTCACAAAAGATGCCACAACCAGGTTCCAACAGCACAGGCATTGATCCTTCAGTGTTCTTCCTGACAGGCATCCCAGGGCTGGAAGCTCTGCacctctggatctccatccccttctgctcaGTGTTCACCGTGGCCCTTCTAGGAAACTGCATCCTCCTGTATGTTATCAAGACAGAGCCCTCCCTACACAAgcccatgttctatttcctcACCATGCTGGCCGTGATCGACCTGGTTTTATCCACAACCACCATGCCGAAAATATtgagcatcttctggtttaaTTCTAGGGAGATCAGCTTTAATGCCTGCCTAGTGCAGATGTTTTTCCTTCACTCGTTCTCTATCATGCAGTCTGCTGTGTTGCTGGCCATGGCCTTCGACAGGTACGTGGCCATCTGCAATCCCCTCAGGTACACCACCATCCTGACCAATTCAGTGATAGCAAAGATCGGGCTGGCGGCTTTGGCCCGGGCTGTTCTGCTAGTGATCCCTGGACCCTTCCTCCTCAGGAAGCTGCCCTACTGCGGGTCCCACGTCATCTCCCATTGCTACTGTGAGCACATGGCCGTGGTCAATCTGGCCTGTGCCAACACCAGGTTCAGTAACTTGTATGGGATCATTGTAGCTCTCTTCATCGTGGGGCTGGATCTGATGTTCATCTCCCTATCATATGTCAAGATCCTAAGG includes the following:
- the LOC120385269 gene encoding olfactory receptor 52K1-like — encoded protein: MPQPGSNSTGIDPSVFFLTGIPGLEALHLWISIPFCSVFTVALLGNCILLYVIKTEPSLHKPMFYFLTMLAVIDLVLSTTTMPKILSIFWFNSREISFNACLVQMFFLHSFSIMQSAVLLAMAFDRYVAICNPLRYTTILTNSVIAKIGLAALARAVLLVIPGPFLLRKLPYCGSHVISHCYCEHMAVVNLACANTRFSNLYGIIVALFIVGLDLMFISLSYVKILRAVLSLASKKEQLKAFSTCGSHLCAILVVYTPVVLSSIIHRFGHQVAPHVHILMANFYLLFPPMMNPIVYSVKTKQIRARVLLLVRGKSF